CGGTCAGAGCATCTGTTTTGCAGGGCGGCTTTGTCACGGTTCTGCCAGCTCCACACCCCCCACCGTCTCCTCCCTACCTGGTCCGTCCTGGGTGTTGAAATCCGCTGTTGCTTCTCCACTTCTCCCTGTTTCTAGCTGGTGGGGTTTGGCACAAACGCCTGCCCTGACTGCTTCATCTGGATCTCGGGCCCTCACGTGTGTCCTGGGGACGTCTGCGTGCTGTTGGGGCTGCGTACCCCCGCCCCCCCCCAAACATATGCTTGCTGGGCGCACAGGGACCTGCTAGGAAAGCTTGTAATTGGGATGAAGAGCTGCCGTGATGGGAGTTCTTGGGTGTTGGGGGGTCCCTAGGTGATAGGGGCTCTGGGTGAGGAGGAATCCCAGATGATGGGGGCTCTGGGTAAGGAGGAACCCCAGGCGATGGGGGGACCCAGGTGAGGATGCACACTTTGTGATCATGCCGTGGAGAGGAGCATTTGGTTTCCACCTGGAGGGGCCCTTCTAGCtctgcagggaggggaggaggtctCTCTTCCCTCCAAGGCCTCTAGACAGAGTTGGCTGGTAAGAGGGAATGGAAGAATGGCCTTGGGGGCCCTTGCCCTTCTGTGGGGGCCCATGGACACATGTCCCTGCCCCTGCCGAGTGGGAGGTACTTCCCCATACCCAGTTCTGGATGAGGGAAGCTTCTGGAAGAGACTGTGACCGTCCCCTGGGTGGCCCATGGGACCCAACCTGCTAGAGAAGATGAAGTGGTTGAATGTGTCCTTCCAACCTCGCTGGGTGGCAGTGCTGTGTCCTGGAGGGGCCAGGGCTCCCTCTGACACCCTCGTCCTCTGCAGAGCTTCTCCCCAGGCCTGGGCAGGAGCGGCCCATCCCTTGCCTGGGACATCGGGCCCTGTGTGCTCGGCAGTGAGGGGACCCCTGTTCGTGTCATCCACAGGGTGCTGTGGGCCCAGAAGCGCCCATGCCTGAGAGCGTCCAGGACCAGGCAGAGCTGGGCCTTAAGGGCCCTTGGACCAGTGTCTGTCTGCAGGGAGCCCCCGGTAGCCACTCGGATCAGCCCGAGGGAAGATTCTGGACGAGACCGTGGCCGTCCCCCGGGTGGCCCATGGACAGCAGCAGGGGCTCCCAGGAGTGGCCAGGCCCTGCCCGCCCACCATGCTGCAGTGTAGACCCGCACAGGAGTTCAGCTTCGGGCCCCGGGCCTTGAAGGACGCTCTGGTCTCCACTGACGCAGCCCTGCAGCAGCTGTATGTGTCCGCCTTCTCCCCTGCCGAGCGGCTCTTCCTGGCCGAGGCCTACAACCCGCAGAGGACGCTCTTCTGCACCCTGCTCATCCGCACGGGCTTCGACTGGCTCCTGAGCCGACCCGAGGCTCCCGAGGACTTCCAGACCTTCCACGCCTCCCTGCAGCACCGGAAGCCCCGCCTGGCTCGGAAGCACATCTACCTACAGCCGATAGGTACGGGACGCCTGCAGCCATCGGCACGCTCCTGGGGGACCAGCTTATATATAGCACAAGTGGGGGATGTCTGTGCATAGCCCCCAGGCAGGACTGAAATGAGGGAAGAGGGTCCTGGGTGTATGGGATGCcagggtggaggcagggaggtCCTGGCTGGGCCAAggcttccttcctcccaccccatcctgaCACGATGCTCAGACGGCCCAGGCTCTGGGACTGGTCCACATGCAGGTGTGGCCTCATCCAGATGTGCACGGTCCTGGCTACGCCTGTTGAAACTAGAGCcatcccaggcactgtgctgcgGGCTGTATAAAGATcacgccgggtgtggtggtgcacacctgtaatcccagctattcaggaggctgaggcaggagaatcgcttgaacctgggagacagaggttgcagtgagctgagatcatgccactgcattccagcctgggtgacggagtgagactgtctcaaaaaaaaaaagaccactttCTCTTTGGGGTGCTGAAATGAGGATCAGCCCATTTCGCCGGCAAGGAGATGGAAGCAGGGAGAGGTCCCTTGACCTGTGTGACTGGCAGAGCTGGTCACTGGTAGGGACGGGACTGGAACGCAGTTCTATTTGACCCTGGGGCTGGGGTGCTCATCCTGATGCTATAGTGGGAGGGGCTGGGCTGAGCAGGGTGGGGGCTTGAGGGCCCAGAGTGGTCACTGTCCTCAGAGCTCTGTGTCTGGCAGAGTCTGGGGGACCCAGGGTGAATGGGGGGCCGAGACAACAGGCATCCGTGCTCAGAAGGGAACGGCCCAGGCAGGTGCGGGGAGCGCGAGGGGCAGGGCCAGCTCTGTGCCTCTCACATGCCAAGAGCAGCCTGGCAGAGACAGCACACGGGACGGGGGCCCTTGGGCTCGGAGAGGAGGAAAGGGCTGGTGTCCGCTTCTGACCAGCGCACCACGCCTTTCGGCATCTCGACAGCAAGCCAGAACAGGGCTGACCTCGCCTGGCCTTGCCCCACGCAGGCTTGTCACCAGCCCTGGTGGTCCACGCAGCCCCTTTCCTGCCCCTCAGGACCCAAATCCTGCGGGTGTCCGTTGGTCTCAGCATCCACCACCCCACAGCAGCCAATCCAACAGCTTGGGAGCTACCCGcttccctccacctccctgcTAATGGCTCAGAGCCTGGTGTCCCAAGCTCTGACGCACTGACACATGGGCATGTTGTTGAAACACAGGGGCCGGGTCAGGAGGTGGGGACTGGGCCAGGCTCTGCATTTCCCTCCTTTCCTGGGTGaggctgatgctgctggcctggAGTCCTGGCAGCTGATTTCTCACTGGTCTCCTGGCCTCTACCCTTGGTCCTTGTCCATCTGTCCTCCTGACCTGTGATCTGGTGTGTGCATCCCTTCAGGGGCTGCCCTGGGAGCTCCCTGCTGCCTCTCCAGCCTCGACCTGCACCCTTGTGTGCTACTCTGCCCCAGCCAGGCTGGCATTTTGCAGCCATGCAGCCTGGCTCTGTGTCCTGCTGTCTGCCCCAGCCAGGCTGGCATTTTGCAGCCATGCAGCCTGGCTCTGTGTCCTGCTGTCTGCCCCAGTCAGGCTGGCATTTTGCAGCGAGGTGGCTCGGCTCTGTGTGCTGCCTGCTCAGCTGCAGTGCCTGGCGCTAACCCTAGAAGTCCCTGTCCCTGGTGAGTCCCTGCCTGCTCTCTCCCTGAGCTCATATGCGATTGTCACTGCTGTCCTTTCATCTGTGCATGAATCTTTCCTCTGTGTCCCTCGGTGTTTGCCCTTTTGAAAAAGTCATGCTTTCCATCCCTTTTCTAAGCCTGACGCTCTGCTTGCTGTCAGGGTAGGTCCACATTGGCCTTGTTCACCCAGCAGGCCGGTGTCTGCGAGTGATTCCCGGGGAGAGGGTCCCAGGCGGGCAGGGGCGTCGCAGGGCTGACGGTGCTGCTCTCCCACCAGACCTGAGCGAGGAGCCGGTGGGAAGCTCCCTGCTGCACCAGCTGTGCAGCTGCACAGAGGCCTTCTTCCTGGGCCTGCGCGTCAAGTGCCTGCCGTCGGTGGCAGCCGCGTCCATCCGCTGCTCCTCGCGGCCCAGCCGGGACTCTGACAGGCTCCAGCTCCACACAGGTGAGTGAGGACGGCAGCCGCCGCTCAGGCCAAGGCAGGCCCCTTCTGGAAggaagaggtgggaggaaggcgcccaggagaggaagggaaccttttcttcctttttgctgGGAAACATCCATTTCCCAGGTGTTTGGGAAGCAGGACCAAGCCGGAGAGCTCCTTCTTCCCACCCAGGAGTGTCTGGGGACCTGACCATACAGCCAGTGCCCACAGGAAAACGCCAGAGCATGCAGAGCAGGAGAAGCGAgcccttctttttttgttatttttttgagacggagtcttgctctgtcacccaggctggagtgccgtggcgcgatctcggctcactgcaacctcccggttgaggcaagcgattctcctgcctcagccttctgagtagctgggactaaaagcgcccaccacacccggctaatttttgtatttttagttgagacagggtctcactgtgttggccaggctggtcttgaactcctgacctcaagtgatctgcctgcctcagcctcccaaagtgctgggatgacaggcgtgagtcaccgtcaCTGGCTTGAAATGAGCCCTTCTAAGGCCACTCAGCATGGCTCCAACCTTCCGTCTTTGCATAGTACTTTACACGTGCCTAGATCTCAACCCTCAAGCCCTTGCCCCTTCCCTGAGGGTCGCTGGTGACTGGAGAGTGTGAGGCAGGgttgagaggcagaggtgaagTGAGGGCTCTGTTGGTGGATAGGAAACCTAGACTCAAGTTTAGGGAGGGCCTCAAAGGGGCTGGAATGAGCGGATGGACAGCTTTCATCAGTTCTGGGATACTCTCAGCCATTGCTGCTTTTGTCAGTTATCACCTCTGCCCCATTCTCTTCTCTCCTATGACTCCAACTGAATGTATATTAATCCATCTTACTCTCTTCTCTATAATATCTTTTATGATCATTCATGCTTTAGTCTGAATTTATTCTCATCCTTTGGCTAAGGCTTACTCTCTCTGGAGTCACATCcaaggtactttttttttctgagacagaatcttgctctgtcgcccaggctggagtgcagtggtgcaatctcggctcatggcaagctctgcctcccgggttcacaccattctcctgcctcagcctcccgcgtagctgggactacaggcggctgccaccatgcccagctaatttttttgtatttttagtagagacgggatttcaccgtgttagccaggatggtctggatctcctgaccgcatgatctgcctgcattggcctcccaaagtgctgggattataggcgtgagccactgtgcctggcctcatctaAGGTACTCTTAAACCCATATAttgaggctggacatggtggctcacacatgtaatcccagtactttgagaggctgaggtgggaggatagcttgacagcaggtgttcaagaccagcctgggcaactaggcCAGACCCTGTCtgtgcaaaaaatataaaaatagctggcagtggtggcacacatctatagtctcagctacttgggaggctgagagtttgaaactgcagtgagctgtgatcgtgctacTGTATTCccctctatcctgggtgacagaacaagacccgatcattaaaaaaaaatcacaacccCCATATATTGTGTTCCTAATTTCAGTTGTCATGTTTGTGAGTTCTACAGTTTCCAGTGGATTCTTTTTGAAATTAGCAGTgtcacgcttttttttttttttttttttttttttaagacggagtcttgctgtgtcacccaggctggagtgcagtggcatgatcttggctcactgcaagctccgcctcctgggttcatgccattctcctgcgtcagcctcccgagtagctgggcctacaggcgcccagtactgtgcctggctatttttttgcatatttagtagagacggggtttcaccgtgttagccaggatgatctcgatctcctgacctggtgatctgcctgcctcggtctcccaaagtgctgggattacaggtgtgagccactgcgcccggcccagtgtCACATTTTTATAGGTCTCAGTTGCCTATGACACTTCTTTAAGTTCAGCATTGATGTCCATGAACATAGTTGCTTGACCGTCTGTCCGATGATTACACTATCTGGAGTGCCCATGTGCCTGTATTTGTTATTTCTGCTAATTTTGTCTCAGTTATCCTGCTTCATTGTGCCTTGTTATTTTTGATTGTTAGTTACGCATCTTATTGGAAAAATTAGTTTAACTTTGAGAATTTTTGGCCTGGGCCGATGTTTTTCACCATAgaggattttcttttccttctgccagGCACCAAAGGGCTGACTGTGGGACAAAGACATGAAGCTTTTCTGGGTCATTCTGATGGTCCCCAGGGCTCCGCATCCctcccagggcaggaagcatgtCAGGGTCATCctgcccactcccccaccccagaaACAGTCCAGCTTCATCTGTTTGAGCTCCAGTCCTCCCCGTTTTTCTCATTAGGTCTCTGCCTTggttattgaggtataatttagatagtaaaattcatcctttttagTGTAAGGTTCTGAGTCTTGACACACGCATACATCACGTGGCCATCACCATAATCATATAGAGGGCGGCTCTCTACCCCTCTACCGGCCACCAAACCTTTCTCCTTAATCCACTCCTCCCCATCGTGGGTGTTGGAAGCAGCTGTTCTTTATCATTCACTCTGCCTGTCTGGCCATCTTTTGGCGGGAGGGTTGTCTAAATTCCCTAGGGTACTGTTACAGGGAGCAGCCACTGTTGAGATTTGGGGGTTGATAGGGGTCccctggctggggtggggtgcCATCCCCTGGGTGGCATGTTTCTTTGTCCTGGCCTGCTTTCTGGGTACAGCCTACACTCCACAGGCTTCCCCAGCCCCTGAGGTCCTACAGTGGGGTCTGGGGACAATGTGGcctgccttggccctggcccTAAAACACAGCCGGGGACCCCGTGCCTCTCAGGCTTGGCCTCTGCAGCCTCAGCTCTCCTCACCTCCCCCACGCCGTACACGGTGCGTCTCACCTGTTATGGCCTCTGACCTGTTGGTGCCAGGCCTGTGGCAGCTCAGAGACAGCACCAAGTCCCACAAGGGTCACTCCAGGGCTTTCCACCCCCTCTGCTTAGTGGACAAACTGCTGTTTTCCCCAGCCCCACACTTCAGAAGGTGCACGGGGGAGCCCTCGGGAAAAGGACATGCACTCGGGAAGGTTCAAAAGCAGGTGGAACTCAGAGGGTATGCCAGGTTGCATTTGTGGGGTCAGCTCAgcctggtttttaatttttttttagagatggggtcttgctttgtgaCCCAGGCTcaagcgcagtggtgcgatcatagctccctgcagccttgaactcctgggctcctctgcctcagcctcccaagtagctgggaccgcagacacgtgccatcacacctggctaattattttgattgttgtagagatggggtcctgccatcttgcccagagagTAGCATGCTTTGGATCACTGTACTGGTTTCCTGGGACtgccgtaacaaagtaccacaaactgagtggcttaggGACATTTCTTGTCTCACATCGCTGGAGCCTGCAGTTCTTAACCAAGGTTTTGGCAGGGCCACGTGGTCTCAGAAGGCTCCGTGGAGGGTGCTTCCTGGCTGCCTCCAGCTTCTGGAAGTTGCTGGCAATGCCCAGCCCTCTGTGGCTTCCAGATGCACAACTCCAACCTCAGCCTTTGACTTCCCGTGAGCTTTACGCCATGTGCCTCTGCGTCTCTTCTAAGACTCCAGTCACTGGGTCTccttcatgacctcatcttaactggATTACATCTGCACAGATCCTGTTTCCAAACAATGGCAGGTTCCGGGGGTTAGGACTTCCACCTGTCTTTTTGGGGGACATAGCCTGATCCACAACAATCATCACTGTCAATCATCATCACCTCATTAGCATCATTGTCAATCAATtacccagctgctcaggaggccgaggcaggaagattgcttgagcccaggaggtggagactgcagcgtgagctgtgattgtactccagcctgggtgacagaatgggatgttatctcaaaaacaaacacagggccagctgtggtgggtcatgcctgtaatcccagcactttgggagaccgaggcagacggatcacgagggtaggagtttgagaccagcttgactaacatggtgaaatctcctttctactaaaaatacaaaaattagctgggtgtgatggcacgtgcctgtaatccctgctactcaggaagctgaggcaggagaatggcttgaacctgggaggcggaggttacagtgaactgagatagatagcgccactacactgcagcctgggcaacaaagcaacactccatctcaaaaaaaaaaaacaaaaaaacacacacacacagaacaaccTCCTTGTCAATCTGTTCCTTTTAATGGTAGAACTCCTTGGAAAACACTTCTCCGGTGTGCCTCTGTGCCGCAACCCCTCTTCTCTACACTAACTCTGAGACCCTCTCCGGGTTTCCTGGGCCCGTGGTGGCTGCtctgcccccttccctccctgggcTTCTGGTTTCCCGGCTTTGATGCCATCGTGCCCAGGTTCAGCCCCTGGGCCTCTCCTGTATCTGTCCACACTCATGCTCCGGGGAACCATGCTAACAAGTTACACAACTTGCTAGCTTGGATGACCCACTGTGATCTCACAGTGCTGTGGGTCAGGAGCGCCCCCACTGCCCAGGCTAAAGTCAAGGGTTGGCTCCAGGAAACTCcagggagaatccatttcctgccctttccagcttctagaggcacCCGTATCCTTGGCTAATGGTCCTTCCTCCGAGCCAGCCCTGCAGTGCCCTCAGGCCTCACGTTCTCACCCAGACCCCCTGCTGCCTCTAacgagggctttttttttttttttttttttttgagatggagtctggctctgttgcccaggctagagggcagtggcgtgatgtcagctcattgccacctctacctcctgggttcaagcaattctcccgtctcagactcctgagtagttgggattacaggcacgcaccaccaggcccggctcattttgtatttttagtagagatggggttttgtcatgttggccaggctggtctcgaactcctgacctcaggtgatctgcccatcttggcctcccgagttgctggcatcacaggtgtgagccactgtgcccggccttaccGAGGGTTCTTGTGATGGCATCAGGCTCAGCTGGCTGCTGCAGAAAAACGCCTCCATCCCAAGATCTTTAATCATCTGCAGCCCCTTTGGCTGTGGGGACTCACAGGTCCCAGGGCTGAGACGTGGACTCTCTGGGGCTGTCGCTCAGCTGCTGAGGTGGCTTCTCCTTCCTGGGGCTGCAAGCGCCAGTCTTGTTGGCCCGGCTGCCTCTCCAGCGTCCCCACTGGGCTGTCCATGGCCTTTGACTTACCATGTCCTGATCTCCAAATGGCCCTGGCTGTCACTCCACATCATGCAGTACTGTGTGCCCTCAGGTCACACCAAACGCTGGTGGCCCACACCTGACTTGGGAaggggcagggcccaggcagaggaagaggatgACGGGGTGCCAGCCTGAGCCTGGAAGATGGGGGTCCCCGGCTGCCTCCTGACCCCATCCTCTGGCCCTCTCCCCGCAGACGGCATCCTGTCCTTCTTGAAGAACAACAAGCCAGGGGACGCGCTGTGTGTGCTGGGCCTCACACTGTCTGACCTGTACCCCCATGAGGCCTGGAGCTTCACCTTCAGCAAGTTCCTTCCAGGGCACGGTGAGCCGGGGCCCCAGCAGCTGTGCGTGGGGGGTAGCCTGGCATGGGGCTGTGGCCTCCGTGGCTGCAGGGCACCCTCTTTGCTTTTGCTTCAAGCACCCTCCTGGTGGAAGTCAACACCTGTGCATGGGAATAGATGGCCCCTTCCAGCTCCTCCTGAGGAATGGCATAGGGGCTGTTCCTCAGCTGTGGCGTCTGCCCCAGGGCCCAACTTCATGTGGGCAGGACAGGGCCTCCCAGGACTGGTATGTCTTTGGGCCATGGCCAGCTTGCATGAGAGCATGAGGTGGGTTTGACGGTGGGCCCCCCAGAGCCAAGGCTGACCCCTGAGAGTgcccttctctccatctctctccagaAGTGGGCGTCTGCAGCTTCGCCCGGTTCTCAGGGGAATTCCCGAAGTCGGGGCCCAGCGCCCCTGATCTGGCCCTGGTAGAGGCAGCAGCAGACGGCCCCGAGGCCCCCCTGCAGGACAGGGGCTGGGCCCTGTGCTTCAGTGCCCTGGGGATGGTTCAGTGCTGCAAGGTGGGTGGGGGCTCTGGGGCTGGTAAGAGGGGACAGGAGGGTGCTGTCTGAGCCCTTGGTGCCTCGGTCTGTTACACTGCCCCATCCTCACAGTGAAGTGGATGGACCCCTAACTCTATGGAATGAGGAAAGCAAGGCTACACAGCTATGAAGCAGCAGGGGAGGGATTAGAGCCCCAAGCCCCTATCCTGTGTGGCCTCCCACCCTGACTCACCTTTCCCCTGGGGCCCTGAAAGTGGCCTGTGCCgcctggggcagggggagggcgCCTGGACCACCTCCCGGCCATCTGGCCTCACCCAGGTCCTCATTTTGGTCCTGCTGGGGCTGCCTGGGGATCTGCCGGATGCAGGGGCAAGGCAGTGAGGCAAGGTGCTTGGTGGCCTTCCCCCCAGGTCACGTGCCACGAGCTCTGCCACCTTCTGGGCCTGGGGAACTGCCGCTGGCTCCGCTGCCTCATGCAGGGTGCGCTCAGCCTGGACGAGGCCCTGCGGCGGCCCCTGGACCTCTGTCCCATCTGCCTGAGGAAGCTGCAGCATGTCCTGGGTTTCAGGCTCATCGAGAGGTACCAGGTGAGTGGCTGAGTTGCGCTGCCCGGCTGCTGGGACCTGCGCTCCGGAGGCCCGCGAGCGCCGCCTGGAGGCTACGCAGGGCATGGGGACCGCACACAGGCTTTGTCAACTGCCGGGTTCCAGGCAGTGCAGAGCCCTGGGACCTGCGCTGGGGTTGAGCTCCATCCGGATCTCACTGGCAGTAGATCGAGTCCTGCCAGGGCCCGCGTGTGGTGGCTGTGACTGGGAGGTTGCAGCGGGGTCGAGTGGGGACGAGGGCTTTTCTCCCTCTGTCAGGAAGAGCTGGCATTGGAGCCCAGCCGGCGGGTGGCACGGTCTTCCCAGGGTAactttctctttgctttcccGTCACCCACACTTGGGTCACTGCTGCTCAGAGGAGGCACAGGCCCCTTGCGAGGAGGTGGGAGCTGACACAACAAGGCTTGTTGGAGGTGGCCTCCATTCCTAACTCCCTCTGTCGCCTGGGTGGGGTTGCCGAGCAAAGGGCTCGTCCGTATTCATGGACATTTGTTTGCAAGCTCAAAAGCTTTACTCTGAGTTCTGAGTGCAAAGGCAGGTGGTGGTAATTTTTCTTCAAACCCAGCTTTGGACTACAACCAGTTATAAGGTGCTCACTGCGTACAGGCACCAGAGCAGTCAATGAAACCGCGCTGGAAAGCCCCTGCATCCTCCTCCCGCCCGTTGAGGCAAGTGGGGGTGTGGTTCCCGGACCGAGCCTGTCAGAATCCCCTGCAGGGCCTAGCTGGGCCCTCCTTCCTTCTGGGGTAGAGTGAGGAGCTGTATCTTGCAGGGTCCTGGGTGACACTGAACTAGAGGCCGTGGCATTTCTAGCTCACAGTGCTGGAATCTCTCTGCAGGGATCCTCTCTGAAGACTCTGGCAGTCAAGGGAAGGTGAAGGGGGCACAGAGGAAACAGCTTTTCCAAGTGTAAGGAGAAGAGCCTGTGACTTGGGGGGAACCCAGGCGCAGCCATGGCTGAGGGTAGGAGCATCTCCCGAGGGTACAGGTGGCGTGATGGCTGGTCAGCACCTGGTGATGCCTTGTAAAGGTTGCTGCTGCCAGCTGTGCCCCGTCAAGGGGCAGCTCTTAGTAccttcctgaggctgtgtaaCAGGCACAGGGGCAGCTTGGTCTGCAGAAAGGGTTGAGAGCTCTCATTTGATGCCTTCACCTGGGGTCTTGTGCAACCATCTGACATGAACTTTTAGAAAGTGTATGCCCCTCCCTACACGTGCTGACCTGGCATAGCCTGGATCCACCTGGATCTGAGCTGGAGGGTGTAGCTCCTCCTCCTGCCCAGAGCTCTCTCCGTTCCGTGAGCACCATCTCCTGAGGCTGTGGAGGGAAGAGGGCCAGGGCAAAGGCACTCCAGGGTGGCCTGGCCCTCCTGGCTGTTGTagggagggcagtggtgtggaTGTGAGGTCACCTGCTGTCCCAGGGCTTGGGGAGGTGCTGGAGAGCTGACCAAGGGCCTGGCCAGAAAAGGTCACTGCTGTCCACTGACAGCAATCAGTGAAATGCCTCTTGAAGAAAGCCTGACTTGTTGTGGTCTCTGCCACTTCCTGTGGTGTAAACAGTCTCACGATGGCTGATGTGAGCTCCCAATGTGATGTCAGTGAGTGCTGAGTTGGGAACAGATGTGCAGTGGGACCTTGTTAAACTGTGTGTCCC
The sequence above is a segment of the Homo sapiens chromosome 7, GRCh38.p14 Primary Assembly genome. Coding sequences within it:
- the AMZ1 gene encoding archaemetzincin-1 isoform 3 (isoform 3 is encoded by transcript variant 3), yielding MLQCRPAQEFSFGPRALKDALVSTDAALQQLYVSAFSPAERLFLAEAYNPQRTLFCTLLIRTGFDWLLSRPEAPEDFQTFHASLQHRKPRLARKHIYLQPIDLSEEPVGSSLLHQLCSCTEAFFLGLRVKCLPSVAAASIRCSSRPSRDSDRLQLHTDGILSFLKNNKPGDALCVLGLTLSDLYPHEAWSFTFSKFLPGHEVGVCSFARFSGEFPKSGPSAPDLALVEAAADGPEAPLQDRGWALCFSALGMVQCCKVTCHELCHLLGLGNCRWLRCLMQGALSLDEALRRPLDLCPICLRKLQHVLGFRLIERYQVSWVNPVASATAGN
- the AMZ1 gene encoding archaemetzincin-1 isoform X1 gives rise to the protein MLQCRPAQEFSFGPRALKDALVSTDAALQQLYVSAFSPAERLFLAEAYNPQRTLFCTLLIRTGFDWLLSRPEAPEDFQTFHASLQHRKPRLARKHIYLQPIDLSEEPVGSSLLHQLCSCTEAFFLGLRVKCLPSVAAASIRCSSRPSRDSDRLQLHTDGILSFLKNNKPGDALCVLGLTLSDLYPHEAWSFTFSKFLPGHGHVPRALPPSGPGELPLAPLPHAGCAQPGRGPAAAPGPLSHLPEEAAACPGFQAHREVPGELGEPSSFSHSWELKQHLKSLSFSQREPADPEGNTETDHSWTCAASSS
- the AMZ1 gene encoding archaemetzincin-1 isoform 5 (isoform 5 is encoded by transcript variant 5), which translates into the protein MLQCRPAQEFSFGPRALKDALVSTDAALQQLYVSAFSPAERLFLAEAYNPQRTLFCTLLIRTGFDWLLSRPEAPEDFQTFHASLQHRKPRLARKHIYLQPIDLSEEPVGSSLLHQLCSCTEAFFLGLRVKCLPSVAAASIRCSSRPSRDSDRLQLHTDGILSFLKNNKPGDALCVLGLTLSDLYPHEAWSFTFSKFLPGHEVGVCSFARFSGEFPKSGPSAPDLALVEAAADGPEAPLQDRGWALCFSALGMVQCCKVTCHELCHLLGLGNCRWLRCLMQGALSLDEALRRPLDLCPICLRKLQHVLGFRLIERYQNVKVQRSWPLTLATLWPPCPVCSLVAVPVDTSSPSLAHSHPLVTAVRPQEELHRVLGRGAASTTVSSGSAGCVLGVCRVAVTGVPRRAPKAPAPLPGFFLYVFIR
- the AMZ1 gene encoding archaemetzincin-1 isoform 6 (isoform 6 is encoded by transcript variant 6), producing MLQCRPAQEFSFGPRALKDALVSTDAALQQLYVSAFSPAERLFLAEAYNPQRTLFCTLLIRTGFDWLLSRPEAPEDFQTFHASLQHRKPRLARKHIYLQPIDLSEEPVGSSLLHQLCSCTEAFFLGLRVKCLPSVAAASIRCSSRPSRDSDRLQLHTDGILSFLKNNKPGDALCVLGLTLSDLYPHEAWSFTFSKFLPGHGHVPRALPPSGPGELPLAPLPHAGCAQPGRGPAAAPGPLSHLPEEAAACPGFQAHREVPELAGWLV
- the AMZ1 gene encoding archaemetzincin-1 isoform 1 (isoform 1 is encoded by transcript variant 8), whose product is MLQCRPAQEFSFGPRALKDALVSTDAALQQLYVSAFSPAERLFLAEAYNPQRTLFCTLLIRTGFDWLLSRPEAPEDFQTFHASLQHRKPRLARKHIYLQPIDLSEEPVGSSLLHQLCSCTEAFFLGLRVKCLPSVAAASIRCSSRPSRDSDRLQLHTDGILSFLKNNKPGDALCVLGLTLSDLYPHEAWSFTFSKFLPGHEVGVCSFARFSGEFPKSGPSAPDLALVEAAADGPEAPLQDRGWALCFSALGMVQCCKVTCHELCHLLGLGNCRWLRCLMQGALSLDEALRRPLDLCPICLRKLQHVLGFRLIERYQRLYTWTQAVVGTWPSQEAGEPSVWEDTPPASADSGMCCESDSEPGTSVSEPLTPDAGSHTFASGPEEGLSYLAASEAPLPPGGPAEAIKEHERWLAMCIQALQREVAEEDLVQVDRAVDALDRWEMFTGQLPATRQDPPSSRDSVGLRKVLGDKFSSLRRKLSARKLARAESAPRPWDGEES
- the AMZ1 gene encoding archaemetzincin-1 isoform 4 (isoform 4 is encoded by transcript variant 4), with the protein product MLQCRPAQEFSFGPRALKDALVSTDAALQQLYVSAFSPAERLFLAEAYNPQRTLFCTLLIRTGFDWLLSRPEAPEDFQTFHASLQHRKPRLARKHIYLQPIDLSEEPVGSSLLHQLCSCTEAFFLGLRVKCLPSVAAASIRCSSRPSRDSDRLQLHTDGILSFLKNNKPGDALCVLGLTLSDLYPHEAWSFTFSKFLPGHEVGVCSFARFSGEFPKSGPSAPDLALVEAAADGPEAPLQDRGWALCFSALGMVQCCKGALSLDEALRRPLDLCPICLRKLQHVLGFRLIERYQRLYTWTQAVVGTWPSQEAGEPSVWEDTPPASADSGMCCESDSEPGTSVSEPLTPDAGSHTFASGPEEGLSYLAASEAPLPPGGPAEAIKEHERWLAMCIQALQREVAEEDLVQVDRAVDALDRWEMFTGQLPATRQDPPSSRDSVGLRKVLGDKFSSLRRKLSARKLARAESAPRPWDGEES
- the AMZ1 gene encoding archaemetzincin-1 isoform 2 (isoform 2 is encoded by transcript variant 2) gives rise to the protein MLQCRPAQEFSFGPRALKDALVSTDAALQQLYVSAFSPAERLFLAEAYNPQRTLFCTLLIRTGFDWLLSRPEAPEDFQTFHASLQHRKPRLARKHIYLQPIDLSEEPVGSSLLHQLCSCTEAFFLGLRVKCLPSVAAASIRCSSRPSRDSDRLQLHTDGILSFLKNNKPGDALCVLGLTLSDLYPHEAWSFTFSKFLPGHGHVPRALPPSGPGELPLAPLPHAGCAQPGRGPAAAPGPLSHLPEEAAACPGFQAHREVPETLHLDSGGGGDVAQPGGGGAVSVGGHPACQRRLGHVL
- the AMZ1 gene encoding archaemetzincin-1 isoform X3; this encodes MLQCRPAQEFSFGPRALKDALVSTDAALQQLYVSAFSPAERLFLAEAYNPQRTLFCTLLIRTGFDWLLSRPEAPEDFQTFHASLQHRKPRLARKHIYLQPIDLSEEPVGSSLLHQLCSCTEAFFLGLRVKCLPSVAAASIRCSSRPSRDSDRLQLHTDGILSFLKNNKPGDALCVLGLTLSDLYPHEAWSFTFSKFLPGHEVGVCSFARFSGEFPKSGPSAPDLALVEAAADGPEAPLQDRGWALCFSALGMVQCCKVGGGSGAGKRGQEGAV